A genomic stretch from Coffea arabica cultivar ET-39 chromosome 10c, Coffea Arabica ET-39 HiFi, whole genome shotgun sequence includes:
- the LOC113714359 gene encoding DUF21 domain-containing protein At1g47330 isoform X1, giving the protein MAQDDVNCCESKFFLFLAIIVGLVLFAGLMAGLTLGLMSLGLVDLEVLSKSGRPQDRIHASKILPVVKNQHLLLCTLLIGNSLAMESLPILLDKLVPPWAAILISVTLILMFGEILPQAICTRYGLTVGATVAPFVHLLLWIFFPVAYPISKVLDRMLGKGHAALLRRAELKTFVDFHEKEAGKGGDLTHDETTIIAGALELTQKTARDAMTPISKAFSLDLDGTLNLETLNAIMTMGHSRVPVYYKDPTNIIGLILVKNLLAVDPEDSVPLRKMTIRKIPRVAENMPLYDILNEFQQGHSHIAVVYEDLNKTKETPKKTKDPDTAAVKSDSVDASLSKGGADQAKKKSPPPTPAFKKRHRGCSFCILDLENTPIPEFPPNHAVLGVITMEDVIEELLQEEILDETDEYVNIHNRIKINMNASQEKLPELNAIESSRSHTASEVPGPHSDQPVYARTSR; this is encoded by the exons ATGGCACAGGACGATGTTAATTGCTGTGAGTCGAAGTTTTTTCTGTTCTTAGCAATAATTGTGGGATTGGTGCTATTTGCTGGGCTCATGGCTGGTCTCACCCTTGGCCTTATGTCACTGGGACTCGTCGACCTCGAAGTTCTTAGTAAATCTGGACGCCCCCAAGATCGTATCCACGCCT CTAAAATACTTCCAGTGGTAAAAAATCAACACCTATTGCTTTGTACTCTCTTGATCGGCAACTCTTTAGCTATGGAG TCTCTTCCTATTTTGTTGGACAAGCTTGTGCCTCCATGGGCAGCAATTCTAATATCTGTAACACTCATCCTCATGTTTGGAGAG ATACTTCCTCAAGCAATCTGCACTCGTTATGGATTGACTGTTGGGGCAACAGTGGCACCCTTTGTCCATCTTCTTCTGTGGATATTCTTCCCTGTTGCTTATCCAATCAGTAAG GTACTGGACCGGATGTTGGggaaagggcatgctgcccttTTACGCAGAGCAGAGCTTAAAACATTTGTGGATTTTCATGAAAAAGAG GCTGGAAAAGGTGGTGATTTGACACATGATGAGACAACAATAATTGCTGGGGCGCTTGAATTGACTCAGAAGACCGCAAGAGATGCCATGACCCCCATATCAAAGGCATTTTCTCTTGATCTGGATGGAACACTCAATTT GGAGACACTTAATGCTATAATGACTATGGGCCATAGTAGAGTTCCTGTTTATTACAAAGATCCGACTAATATTATTGGTCTTATATTG GTAAAAAATCTTTTAGCTGTTGACCCAGAAGATTCAGTTCCTTTGAGGAAAATGACAATCAGAAAAATTCCTCG GGTTGCAGAAAACATGCCTCTATACGATATATTGAATGAGTTTCAGCAGGGCCACAGCCACATTGCCGTTGTGTATGAAGATCTCAACAAGACAAAAGAGACGCCAAAGAAAACTAAAG ATCCTGACACTGCTGCAGTTAAATCTGACTCAGTTGATGCTTCCTTGAGCAAGGGAGGTGCAGATCAAGCGAAGAAGAAAAGTCCTCCTCCTACTCCTGCTTTTAAGAAGAGACACAGGGGTTGTTCATTTtgcattttggatttggaaaatACTCCAATCCCTGAGTTCCCACCCAATCATGCGGTGCTAGGTGTAATTACCATGGAAGATGTCATCGAGGAGCTTCTTCAG GAGGAGATATTGGATGAAACTGACGAGTATGTAAACATTCACAACAG GATTAAGATTAATATGAATGCGTCGCAGGAAAAGCTTCCCGAATTAAATGCTATAGAGTCTTCTCGTTCACATACTGCCTCAGAGGTTCCTGGTCCTCACAGCGATCAGCCGGTCTATGCCAGAACTTCACGATAA
- the LOC113714359 gene encoding DUF21 domain-containing protein At1g47330 isoform X2: MESLPILLDKLVPPWAAILISVTLILMFGEILPQAICTRYGLTVGATVAPFVHLLLWIFFPVAYPISKVLDRMLGKGHAALLRRAELKTFVDFHEKEAGKGGDLTHDETTIIAGALELTQKTARDAMTPISKAFSLDLDGTLNLETLNAIMTMGHSRVPVYYKDPTNIIGLILVKNLLAVDPEDSVPLRKMTIRKIPRVAENMPLYDILNEFQQGHSHIAVVYEDLNKTKETPKKTKDPDTAAVKSDSVDASLSKGGADQAKKKSPPPTPAFKKRHRGCSFCILDLENTPIPEFPPNHAVLGVITMEDVIEELLQEEILDETDEYVNIHNRIKINMNASQEKLPELNAIESSRSHTASEVPGPHSDQPVYARTSR; this comes from the exons ATGGAG TCTCTTCCTATTTTGTTGGACAAGCTTGTGCCTCCATGGGCAGCAATTCTAATATCTGTAACACTCATCCTCATGTTTGGAGAG ATACTTCCTCAAGCAATCTGCACTCGTTATGGATTGACTGTTGGGGCAACAGTGGCACCCTTTGTCCATCTTCTTCTGTGGATATTCTTCCCTGTTGCTTATCCAATCAGTAAG GTACTGGACCGGATGTTGGggaaagggcatgctgcccttTTACGCAGAGCAGAGCTTAAAACATTTGTGGATTTTCATGAAAAAGAG GCTGGAAAAGGTGGTGATTTGACACATGATGAGACAACAATAATTGCTGGGGCGCTTGAATTGACTCAGAAGACCGCAAGAGATGCCATGACCCCCATATCAAAGGCATTTTCTCTTGATCTGGATGGAACACTCAATTT GGAGACACTTAATGCTATAATGACTATGGGCCATAGTAGAGTTCCTGTTTATTACAAAGATCCGACTAATATTATTGGTCTTATATTG GTAAAAAATCTTTTAGCTGTTGACCCAGAAGATTCAGTTCCTTTGAGGAAAATGACAATCAGAAAAATTCCTCG GGTTGCAGAAAACATGCCTCTATACGATATATTGAATGAGTTTCAGCAGGGCCACAGCCACATTGCCGTTGTGTATGAAGATCTCAACAAGACAAAAGAGACGCCAAAGAAAACTAAAG ATCCTGACACTGCTGCAGTTAAATCTGACTCAGTTGATGCTTCCTTGAGCAAGGGAGGTGCAGATCAAGCGAAGAAGAAAAGTCCTCCTCCTACTCCTGCTTTTAAGAAGAGACACAGGGGTTGTTCATTTtgcattttggatttggaaaatACTCCAATCCCTGAGTTCCCACCCAATCATGCGGTGCTAGGTGTAATTACCATGGAAGATGTCATCGAGGAGCTTCTTCAG GAGGAGATATTGGATGAAACTGACGAGTATGTAAACATTCACAACAG GATTAAGATTAATATGAATGCGTCGCAGGAAAAGCTTCCCGAATTAAATGCTATAGAGTCTTCTCGTTCACATACTGCCTCAGAGGTTCCTGGTCCTCACAGCGATCAGCCGGTCTATGCCAGAACTTCACGATAA
- the LOC113713447 gene encoding uncharacterized protein, with the protein MGKKKAVKKTKELSVAIAESSSLDAEGQQQPLTPRKRGRPRKIIAEKTEVEEVKEEEKTAQEEEAHDVEGGDSKKVKTSDEKEKGQPSKMKEDATTTTMTTAAAAASSSSKKQLSAPRSRARRKSSGFSLPCAEVC; encoded by the exons ATGGGTAAAAAGAAAGCGGTGAAAAAGACAAAGGAGTTATCAGTCGCAATAGCAGAATCATCATCCCTTGATGCAGAAGGACAGCAGCAGCCTCTGACTCCTAGGAAAAGAGGAAGACCCCGGAAAATTATTGCTGAGAAAACTGAGGTGGAAGAAGTGAAGGAGGAAGAGAAAACAGCACAAGAGGAGGAGGCCCATGATGTTGAAGGAGGTGATTCAAAGAAAGTGAAAACAAgcgatgaaaaagaaaaagggcagCCATCAAAGATGAAAGAAGACGCCACAACGACGACGATgacaacagcagcagcagcagcatcaTCCTCTTCAAAAAAGCAGCTTTCGGCTCCAAGGAGCAGAGCCAGGCGCAAAA GTTCTGGTTTTTCATTGCCTTGTGCTGAAGTCTGCTGA
- the LOC113714817 gene encoding S-adenosyl-L-methionine-dependent tRNA 4-demethylwyosine synthase-like, whose product MFPSLSPTRLTLLTLLSATTLFLFYKSHRRLLHRLKTFKTLNPDTRGKIFFISQTSTSKGLAQRLHNLLTLNNLPFDLIDPKDYEPEDLCRETLVLVIASTWENGEPPQNGAFLVNWVNESAEDFRVGAALLVKCKFAVFGVGSRAYGETFNAVGKGLSGNLRKLGAKELLEICEGDVDGGDLDKVFDGWSKKVVEALKDNWKENGVYFGNLNGVDGEASDEEEYDDEDDEEGENDGESELVDLEDIAGKGPSRRKEMVEAKANGELNGVTGKKAMVTPVIRANLEKQGYKVIGSHSGVKLCRWTKSQLRGRGGCYKHSFYGIESHRCMEATPSLACANKCVFCWRHHTNPVGKSWQWKMDDPLEIVNTAIELHTKMIRQMKGVPGVKEGRLSEGLAPRHCALSLVGEPIMYPEINTLVDELHRRRISTFLVTNAQFPEKIKLLKPVTQLYVSVDAATKDSLKAIDRPLFGDFWERFVESLKALKDKQQRTVYRLTLVKGWNTEDVDAYSSLFGTGNPDFIEIKGVTYCGSSATSKLTMENVPWHYDVKEFSEALCRRSNGEYEVACEHVHSCCVLLAKVEKFKVDGQWYTWIDYEKFHDLVASGKSFTSKDYMAPTPSWAVYGAEEGGFDPEQTRYKKERHHKNSR is encoded by the exons ATGTTCCCATCTCTCTCCCCTACGCGTCTCACCCTCCTCACTCTCCTCTCCGCCACCACCCTCTTCCTTTTCTACAAATCCCACCGCCGCCTTCTCCACCGTCTCAAAACCttcaaaaccctaaaccctGATACCAGAGGCAAAAtctttttcatttctcaaaCATCCACATCCAAAGGTCTAGCTCAACGCCTCCACAACCTACTGACCCTCAATAACCTCCCATTTGACCTTATAGACCCCAAAGATTACGAGCCGGAAGACCTATGTAGAGAAACCCTCGTTTTAGTAATCGCTTCGACGTGGGAAAATGGGGAGCCCCCGCAAAATGGGGCCTTTCTGGTTAATTGGGTGAATGAAAGTGCGGAGGATTTCCGGGTCGGCGCTGCTTTGCTGGTTAAGTGTAAATTTGCGGTTTTTGGGGTTGGGAGTAGGGCTTATGGGGAGACGTTCAATGCTGTGGGGAAAGGCTTGTCGGGGAACTTGAGGAAACTAGGGGCGAAGGAGTTGTTGGAGATTTGTGAAGGTGATGTGGACGGCGGGGATTTGGATAAGGTGTTTGATGGGTGGAGTAAGAAAGTCGTTGAGGCGTTAAAGGATAATTGGAAGGAAAATGGTGTGTATTTTGGGAATTTGAATGGCGTTGATGGTGAGGCGAGTGATGAAGAGGAGTAtgatgatgaggatgatgaGGAAGGAGAGAATGATGGGGAGTCGGAGCTTGTTGATCTTGAGGATATTGCCGGTAAAGGACCTTCAAGAAGGAAGGAGATGGTGGAGGCTAAAGCTAATGGAGAATTGAATGGTGTGACTGGCAAGAAAGCAATGGTGACTCCTGTGATCAGGGCAAATTTGGAGAAGCAG GGGTATAAAGTTATCGGGTCCCACAGTGGagtcaagctttgtagatggACCAAGTCTCAACTAAGAGGCCGTGGAGGCTGCTACAAGCACTCATTTTATGGGATTGAGAGTCACAG ATGCATGGAGGCTACTCCGAGTTTAGCATGCGCAAATAAGTGTGTTTTCTGTTGGAGGCATCACACAAATCCTGTTGGGAAGAGTTGGCAGTGGAAGATGGATGATCCTTTAGAGATTGTGAATACAGCTATTGAGTTGCATACCAAAATGATAAGGCAAATGAAAGGAGTTCCAG GTGTTAAGGAGGGGCGCCTGTCAGAGGGTCTTGCCCCTAGGCACTGTGCCTTGTCTCTTGTTGGTGAGCCCATCATGTATCCTGAGATCAATACATTGGTAGATGAGTTGCATCGAAGACGGATTTCTACTTTTTTAGTGACAAATGCACAGTTTCCAGAAAAGATCAAGTTGCTGAAGCCTGTTACACAg TTATACGTTAGTGTAGATGCTGCAACAAAGGACAGCTTGAAAGCTATTGATCGGCCGTTGTTTGGAGATTTTTGGGAGCGATTTGTT GAGTCCCTGAAAGCTTTAAAAGACAAACAACAGCGGACGGTTTATCGCTTGACTTTAGTCAAAGGTTGGAATACAGAGGATGTAGATGCGTATTCTAGCCTCTTTGGCACTGGGAATCCCGATTTCATTGAAATAAAAGGAGTTACTTATTGTGGATC GTCTGCTACGTCGAAGTTGACAATGGAGAATGTGCCTTGGCATTATGATGTAAAGGAGTTTTCTGAGGCATTATGTCGGAGAAGCAACGGAGAGTATGAGGTTGCTTGTGAGCATGTACATTCGTGTTGCGTTCTTTTGGCTAAAGTGGAGAAATTTAAGGTGGATGGCCAGTGGTACACATGGATAGATTATGAAAAATTCCACGACCTG GTGGCTTCCGGAAAATCATTCACTAGCAAAGATTACATGGCGCCAACACCAAGTTGGGCCGTCTATGGAGCAGAGGAAGGTGGTTTTGATCCAGAGCAAACTCGTTACAAAAAAGAGCGGCATCACAAAAACAGTCGCTGA
- the LOC113714359 gene encoding DUF21 domain-containing protein At1g47330 isoform X4: MAQDDVNCCESKFFLFLAIIVGLVLFAGLMAGLTLGLMSLGLVDLEVLSKSGRPQDRIHASKILPVVKNQHLLLCTLLIGNSLAMESLPILLDKLVPPWAAILISVTLILMFGEILPQAICTRYGLTVGATVAPFVHLLLWIFFPVAYPISKVLDRMLGKGHAALLRRAELKTFVDFHEKEAGKGGDLTHDETTIIAGALELTQKTARDAMTPISKAFSLDLDGTLNLETLNAIMTMGHSRVPVYYKDPTNIIGLILVKNLLAVDPEDSVPLRKMTIRKIPRVAENMPLYDILNEFQQGHSHIAVVYEDLNKTKETPKKTKG; the protein is encoded by the exons ATGGCACAGGACGATGTTAATTGCTGTGAGTCGAAGTTTTTTCTGTTCTTAGCAATAATTGTGGGATTGGTGCTATTTGCTGGGCTCATGGCTGGTCTCACCCTTGGCCTTATGTCACTGGGACTCGTCGACCTCGAAGTTCTTAGTAAATCTGGACGCCCCCAAGATCGTATCCACGCCT CTAAAATACTTCCAGTGGTAAAAAATCAACACCTATTGCTTTGTACTCTCTTGATCGGCAACTCTTTAGCTATGGAG TCTCTTCCTATTTTGTTGGACAAGCTTGTGCCTCCATGGGCAGCAATTCTAATATCTGTAACACTCATCCTCATGTTTGGAGAG ATACTTCCTCAAGCAATCTGCACTCGTTATGGATTGACTGTTGGGGCAACAGTGGCACCCTTTGTCCATCTTCTTCTGTGGATATTCTTCCCTGTTGCTTATCCAATCAGTAAG GTACTGGACCGGATGTTGGggaaagggcatgctgcccttTTACGCAGAGCAGAGCTTAAAACATTTGTGGATTTTCATGAAAAAGAG GCTGGAAAAGGTGGTGATTTGACACATGATGAGACAACAATAATTGCTGGGGCGCTTGAATTGACTCAGAAGACCGCAAGAGATGCCATGACCCCCATATCAAAGGCATTTTCTCTTGATCTGGATGGAACACTCAATTT GGAGACACTTAATGCTATAATGACTATGGGCCATAGTAGAGTTCCTGTTTATTACAAAGATCCGACTAATATTATTGGTCTTATATTG GTAAAAAATCTTTTAGCTGTTGACCCAGAAGATTCAGTTCCTTTGAGGAAAATGACAATCAGAAAAATTCCTCG GGTTGCAGAAAACATGCCTCTATACGATATATTGAATGAGTTTCAGCAGGGCCACAGCCACATTGCCGTTGTGTATGAAGATCTCAACAAGACAAAAGAGACGCCAAAGAAAACTAAAGGTTGA
- the LOC113714359 gene encoding DUF21 domain-containing protein At1g47330 isoform X5: MAQDDVNCCESKFFLFLAIIVGLVLFAGLMAGLTLGLMSLGLVDLEVLSKSGRPQDRIHASKILPVVKNQHLLLCTLLIGNSLAMESLPILLDKLVPPWAAILISVTLILMFGEILPQAICTRYGLTVGATVAPFVHLLLWIFFPVAYPISKVLDRMLGKGHAALLRRAELKTFVDFHEKEAGKGGDLTHDETTIIAGALELTQKTARDAMTPISKAFSLDLDGTLNLETLNAIMTMGHSRVPVYYKDPTNIIGLILVKNLLAVDPEDSVPLRKMTIRKIPRF, encoded by the exons ATGGCACAGGACGATGTTAATTGCTGTGAGTCGAAGTTTTTTCTGTTCTTAGCAATAATTGTGGGATTGGTGCTATTTGCTGGGCTCATGGCTGGTCTCACCCTTGGCCTTATGTCACTGGGACTCGTCGACCTCGAAGTTCTTAGTAAATCTGGACGCCCCCAAGATCGTATCCACGCCT CTAAAATACTTCCAGTGGTAAAAAATCAACACCTATTGCTTTGTACTCTCTTGATCGGCAACTCTTTAGCTATGGAG TCTCTTCCTATTTTGTTGGACAAGCTTGTGCCTCCATGGGCAGCAATTCTAATATCTGTAACACTCATCCTCATGTTTGGAGAG ATACTTCCTCAAGCAATCTGCACTCGTTATGGATTGACTGTTGGGGCAACAGTGGCACCCTTTGTCCATCTTCTTCTGTGGATATTCTTCCCTGTTGCTTATCCAATCAGTAAG GTACTGGACCGGATGTTGGggaaagggcatgctgcccttTTACGCAGAGCAGAGCTTAAAACATTTGTGGATTTTCATGAAAAAGAG GCTGGAAAAGGTGGTGATTTGACACATGATGAGACAACAATAATTGCTGGGGCGCTTGAATTGACTCAGAAGACCGCAAGAGATGCCATGACCCCCATATCAAAGGCATTTTCTCTTGATCTGGATGGAACACTCAATTT GGAGACACTTAATGCTATAATGACTATGGGCCATAGTAGAGTTCCTGTTTATTACAAAGATCCGACTAATATTATTGGTCTTATATTG GTAAAAAATCTTTTAGCTGTTGACCCAGAAGATTCAGTTCCTTTGAGGAAAATGACAATCAGAAAAATTCCTCG GTTCTAA
- the LOC113714359 gene encoding DUF21 domain-containing protein At1g47330 isoform X3 — MSLPILLDKLVPPWAAILISVTLILMFGEILPQAICTRYGLTVGATVAPFVHLLLWIFFPVAYPISKVLDRMLGKGHAALLRRAELKTFVDFHEKEAGKGGDLTHDETTIIAGALELTQKTARDAMTPISKAFSLDLDGTLNLETLNAIMTMGHSRVPVYYKDPTNIIGLILVKNLLAVDPEDSVPLRKMTIRKIPRVAENMPLYDILNEFQQGHSHIAVVYEDLNKTKETPKKTKDPDTAAVKSDSVDASLSKGGADQAKKKSPPPTPAFKKRHRGCSFCILDLENTPIPEFPPNHAVLGVITMEDVIEELLQEEILDETDEYVNIHNRIKINMNASQEKLPELNAIESSRSHTASEVPGPHSDQPVYARTSR, encoded by the exons ATG TCTCTTCCTATTTTGTTGGACAAGCTTGTGCCTCCATGGGCAGCAATTCTAATATCTGTAACACTCATCCTCATGTTTGGAGAG ATACTTCCTCAAGCAATCTGCACTCGTTATGGATTGACTGTTGGGGCAACAGTGGCACCCTTTGTCCATCTTCTTCTGTGGATATTCTTCCCTGTTGCTTATCCAATCAGTAAG GTACTGGACCGGATGTTGGggaaagggcatgctgcccttTTACGCAGAGCAGAGCTTAAAACATTTGTGGATTTTCATGAAAAAGAG GCTGGAAAAGGTGGTGATTTGACACATGATGAGACAACAATAATTGCTGGGGCGCTTGAATTGACTCAGAAGACCGCAAGAGATGCCATGACCCCCATATCAAAGGCATTTTCTCTTGATCTGGATGGAACACTCAATTT GGAGACACTTAATGCTATAATGACTATGGGCCATAGTAGAGTTCCTGTTTATTACAAAGATCCGACTAATATTATTGGTCTTATATTG GTAAAAAATCTTTTAGCTGTTGACCCAGAAGATTCAGTTCCTTTGAGGAAAATGACAATCAGAAAAATTCCTCG GGTTGCAGAAAACATGCCTCTATACGATATATTGAATGAGTTTCAGCAGGGCCACAGCCACATTGCCGTTGTGTATGAAGATCTCAACAAGACAAAAGAGACGCCAAAGAAAACTAAAG ATCCTGACACTGCTGCAGTTAAATCTGACTCAGTTGATGCTTCCTTGAGCAAGGGAGGTGCAGATCAAGCGAAGAAGAAAAGTCCTCCTCCTACTCCTGCTTTTAAGAAGAGACACAGGGGTTGTTCATTTtgcattttggatttggaaaatACTCCAATCCCTGAGTTCCCACCCAATCATGCGGTGCTAGGTGTAATTACCATGGAAGATGTCATCGAGGAGCTTCTTCAG GAGGAGATATTGGATGAAACTGACGAGTATGTAAACATTCACAACAG GATTAAGATTAATATGAATGCGTCGCAGGAAAAGCTTCCCGAATTAAATGCTATAGAGTCTTCTCGTTCACATACTGCCTCAGAGGTTCCTGGTCCTCACAGCGATCAGCCGGTCTATGCCAGAACTTCACGATAA
- the LOC113714308 gene encoding probable methyltransferase PMT28, translated as MAIAKFGRLAKRSYKSYGFCVKLTAVVILGLCFVFVWSVFSPSKFSVTSQRETFDDFAEPVSANGRVTDSGVHFNKNELKNGKESSSEKKGQILEEKDKKRVKGSPPLKSGNMHKDQKNVPKGKKQGDKSPRHTKQAGEQKIPEKERSESDDLQEEKQDEDVNGSEEDTENGEANLNEEGEGVQGDTDLANALDLDEEGVEKVEDDSGDSTNSKKNKKKKLGPLFDPKAHYSWKLCSTRSKHNYIPCIDIESSSGKLQSYRHHERSCPKTSVLCLVPLPLDGYGTPVKWPESKVKILYKNVAHPKLSAFVKSQNWVVEAGEYLAFPQNQSALKGGIQHYLESIEEMVPDIEWGNNIRVVLDVGCTDSSFVASLLEKNVLALTLGLKDDLVDLAQLALERGFPAVVSPLATRRLPFPSGVFDALHCSECSISWHSNGGRLLLEMNRILRPGGYFILSSKHDSIEIEEAMSKLTASICWNILADKSDEVSDIDVKIYQKPESNDIYELRRKKVPPLCKENENPDAAWYASIKNCLHSIPSSIEERGTEWPEGWPKRLETFPDWINNREKLIAESEHWKAIVNNSYLTGMGIDWSSIRNVMDMKAINGGFAAALSQQKVWVMNVVPVHAPDTVPIIYERGLIGIYHDWCESFGSYPRSYDLLHADHLFSRLKNRCKHPVVIVVEMDRILRPGGWAIIRDKVEILDPLEGILRSLHWEIRLTFGKDREGILCAQKTGWRP; from the exons ATGGCAATAGCAAAGTTTGGTCGGCTGGCAAAACGGTCTTATAAATCATATGGGTTCTGTGTGAAGTTAACTGCAGTAGTAATCTTGGGTCTTTGTTTTGTATTTGTTTGGTCTGTTTTTTCACCCTCCAAATTTTCTGTGACTTCCCAAAGAGAGACTTTTGATGATTTTGCTGAACCCGTATCTGCAAATGGAAGAGTTACTGATTCTGGGGTTCATTTCAACAAGAACGAACTCAAGAATGGTAAAGAAAGTAGCTCAGAAAAGAAAGGTCAAATCTtggaagaaaaagacaagaaaagggTTAAAGGTTCTCCACCGTTGAAATCTGGGAATATGCATAAAGATCAGAAAAATGTACCAAAAGGGAAGAAACAAGGGGATAAAAGTCCGAGGCATACCAAACAGGCTGGTGAGCAGAAAATTCCAGAAAAGGAGAGATCTGAGAGCGATGATTTGCAGGAAGAAAAGCAAGATGAGGATGTGAATGGCAGTGAAGAAGACACAGAAAATGGTGAGGCAAATTTAAATGAGGAGGGGGAAGGGGTCCAAGGGGATACTGATTTAGCTAATGCTTTGGATTTGGACGAGGAAGGAGTGGAGAAAGTCGAAGATGATAGCGGAGATTCAACAAATTCGAAgaagaataagaaaaaaaaattggggccATTATTCGATCCCAAAGCACATTATTCTTGGAAATTATGTAGTACAAGAAGCAAGCATAACTACATTCCTTGTATTGACATTGAAAGTAGCAGTGGAAAACTGCAGAGCTATAGGCATCATGAGAGAAGCTGCCCCAAAACATCTGTTTTGTGTCTTGTCCCCCTTCCCCTTGACGGTTATGGGACTCCAGTAAAATGGCCTGAGAGTAAAGTAAAG ATATTGTACAAGAATGTAGCACATCCAAAACTGTCTGCATTTGTCAAGTCACAGAATTGGGTAGTTGAAGCTGGAGAATATCTGGCTTTCCCGCAGAATCAGTCAGCACTGAAGGGTGGAATTCAACATTATTTGGAATCCATTGAAGAG ATGGTGCCAGACATTGAATGGGGAAATAATATTCGTGTAGTGCTGGATGTTGGATGCACAGATTCAAGCTTTGTGGCTTCTCTACTTGAGAAGAATGTGTTGGCACTTACTCTAGGTTTGAAAGATGACTTAGTGGACCTAGCACAGCTTGCCCTTGAGCGTGGTTTTCCAGCAGTAGTTAGCCCATTGGCAACACGGCGTCTTCCCTTTCCTAGTGGTGTTTTTGATGCACTTCATTGCAGCGAATGCAGCATATCATGGCATTCTAATG GGGGCAGGCTTCTTCTGGAGATGAATAGGATTTTGAGGCCTGGAGGATACTTCATCTTGTCAAGCAAACATGACAGCATTGAAATTGAAGAAG CCATGTCCAAACTTACAGCCTCTATTTGTTGGAATATCCTGGCTGATAAAAGTGATGAAGTCAGTGACATTGATGTTAAGATATATCAAAAGCCAGAATCAAATGACATCTATGAATTGAGAAGGAAAAAGGTTCCACCTCTATGCAAGGAAAATGAGAATCCAGATGCTGCCTG GTATGCTTCAATAAAGAATTGCTTGCACTCCATTCCATCTTCCATAGAAGAACGTGGGACCGAGTGGCCAGAGGGTTGGCCAAAGAGGCTTGAAACATTTCCGGACTGGATAAACAATCGAGAGAAATTGATTGCTGAAAGTGAGCACTGGAAAGCAATTGTAAACAACTCCTATCTAACCGGAATGGGCATCGACTGGTCCAGCATCCGGAATGTAATGGACATGAAAGCCATAAATGGAGG GTTTGCAGCTGCTCTTTCACAACAGAAGGTGTGGGTGATGAATGTAGTCCCTGTACATGCACCTGACACAGTTCCCATAATCTATGAGCGTGGCCTTATCGGCATATATCATGACTGGTGCGAGTCTTTTGGAAGCTATCCAAGATCATATGATCTCCTGCATGCTGATCATCTCTTCTCAAGACTTAAAAACAG GTGTAAGCATCCTGTAGTAATTGTTGTTGAGATGGACCGCATACTACGGCCTGGTGGTTGGGCGATCATACGCGATAAGGTAGAAATTCTTGATCCACTTGAGGGAATATTGAGGAGCTTGCACTGGGAGATTCGTTTGACATTTGGCAAGGATAGGGAGGGTATTCTATGTGCACAGAAGACCGGGTGGCGACCATGA